One stretch of Tenacibaculum sp. MAR_2010_89 DNA includes these proteins:
- a CDS encoding non-canonical purine NTP diphosphatase: protein MKLVFATHNLNKLAEVQKMLPNSIELLSLKDINCFEDIEETATTLEGNAKIKANYITEKFGYNCFADDTGLEVKTLNGAPGVYSARYAGEPSNSENNMLKLLSELNKKTDREAQFRTSICLNLNGKQFLFDGICTGEILTIKQGEKGFGYDPIFQPKGYNNSFAEMSSEEKNKISHRGLAIQKLIDFLKQLN, encoded by the coding sequence ATGAAATTAGTTTTTGCAACTCATAATTTAAATAAGTTAGCCGAAGTTCAAAAAATGTTACCAAACTCAATTGAACTTCTTTCTTTAAAAGATATAAACTGTTTTGAAGACATTGAAGAAACAGCAACTACTCTTGAAGGAAATGCTAAAATTAAAGCTAATTATATTACTGAAAAATTTGGTTATAATTGTTTTGCTGACGATACTGGACTAGAGGTTAAAACCTTAAACGGGGCTCCTGGCGTATATTCTGCAAGATATGCAGGTGAACCAAGTAACTCTGAAAATAATATGCTAAAATTACTTTCAGAATTAAATAAAAAAACTGACAGAGAAGCACAGTTTAGAACGTCTATTTGTTTAAATTTAAATGGAAAACAATTTTTATTTGATGGCATTTGTACTGGTGAAATTTTAACCATAAAACAAGGAGAAAAGGGATTTGGTTATGACCCTATCTTTCAACCAAAAGGTTATAATAATTCCTTTGCTGAAATGTCTTCAGAGGAGAAAAATAAAATCAGTCATAGAGGGTTAGCTATTCAAAAACTAATTGATTTTTTAAAACAACTAAATTAA
- a CDS encoding iron ABC transporter permease translates to MSASKTYTQYFVILSVLLILFLFINISLGSVKIPLSNIFDILTGGSTSKDSWQTIIINYRLPKAITAILVGSGLSISGLLMQTLFRNPLAGPFVLGISSGASLGVALFILGSGIFGGIFSSFIFSNWSLAFAASLGSFLVLSAIIIAANKVRNTMSILIIGLMFGSLTSAIISVLAYFSEAEQIQQYQFWSFGSLGNLTWNEIIVFAIIYFIALTSTFTVIKPLNSFLLGENYATSLGINIKRSRNVILLITSLLTGVITAFSGPIAFVGIAVPHVAKMLFSSSNHKILLPASALIGAIILLICDSIAQLPTSAFILPINAITSLFGAPVVIWLLVRKKKIYV, encoded by the coding sequence TTGAGTGCTTCTAAAACATACACACAATATTTTGTTATTTTATCAGTACTTCTGATACTTTTTCTCTTTATAAATATCAGCTTAGGCTCTGTAAAAATCCCTTTATCAAATATTTTTGACATTCTAACAGGAGGAAGTACCTCTAAAGATAGTTGGCAAACAATCATTATTAATTATCGATTACCCAAAGCTATTACTGCTATTTTAGTTGGATCCGGGCTATCAATTAGTGGCTTATTAATGCAAACATTGTTCAGAAATCCATTAGCTGGACCTTTTGTTTTAGGTATTTCTTCAGGAGCAAGTTTAGGTGTAGCTTTATTTATATTAGGTTCCGGAATATTTGGGGGTATATTTTCATCATTTATTTTTTCAAATTGGTCATTAGCTTTTGCAGCTAGTTTAGGTTCTTTTTTAGTACTTTCTGCTATTATTATTGCAGCAAATAAAGTACGAAATACAATGTCTATTTTAATTATTGGTTTAATGTTTGGCTCGTTAACTTCAGCAATTATAAGTGTATTAGCTTATTTTAGTGAAGCAGAACAAATTCAGCAATATCAATTTTGGAGTTTTGGTAGTTTAGGAAATTTAACTTGGAATGAAATAATCGTTTTTGCTATCATTTACTTTATAGCTTTAACAAGTACATTTACCGTAATAAAACCTTTAAATAGTTTTTTATTAGGAGAAAATTATGCAACGAGCTTAGGTATAAACATTAAAAGAAGTAGGAATGTTATTTTATTAATAACAAGTTTACTTACTGGTGTTATTACTGCTTTTTCAGGTCCTATTGCATTCGTAGGAATAGCAGTACCTCATGTTGCTAAAATGTTATTTTCAAGCTCAAACCATAAAATATTACTACCTGCATCTGCCCTAATTGGCGCAATAATTTTACTTATTTGTGACAGTATAGCACAATTGCCTACTAGTGCTTTTATACTTCCAATTAATGCTATTACCTCTTTATTTGGAGCTCCTGTAGTTATTTGGCTATTAGTACGAAAAAAGAAAATTTATGTTTAA
- a CDS encoding ABC transporter ATP-binding protein: MNLTIERGKFVALLGKNGIGKSTLLRTLSKVQKPLSGVIRVNNKNLEEYSHLELATSLSLVLTERLPLSQLTVFELVSLGRQPYTNWIDKLTPNHLKKILWAIDETEISHLKDKRFHELSDGQLQRVLIARALAQDTEIIILDEPTAHLDIHHTFKVFSLLKKLVKNTQKTIIISTHEVNLAIQLADEFILLSEEEIYTGTSKELISKNAFETLFPKELISFNKTLEQFVIKKS; the protein is encoded by the coding sequence ATTAATTTAACAATTGAAAGAGGTAAATTTGTAGCTTTATTAGGTAAAAATGGAATTGGAAAATCTACCTTACTTCGTACTTTATCTAAAGTACAAAAACCGCTTAGTGGAGTTATTAGGGTAAATAATAAAAACCTTGAAGAATATTCACATTTAGAGCTGGCTACTTCATTGAGTTTAGTATTAACAGAACGCTTACCTCTTAGTCAATTAACCGTATTTGAATTAGTTTCTTTGGGGCGTCAACCATACACAAATTGGATTGATAAACTTACTCCTAATCATTTAAAAAAAATTCTTTGGGCTATTGATGAAACAGAAATTAGTCATTTAAAAGATAAGCGTTTTCATGAATTGAGTGATGGTCAACTTCAACGTGTCCTTATTGCTCGTGCACTCGCTCAAGATACTGAAATTATTATCTTAGATGAACCTACTGCTCATTTAGATATTCATCATACTTTTAAAGTTTTTTCTCTTTTAAAAAAACTTGTAAAAAACACTCAAAAAACCATTATTATTTCAACGCATGAAGTAAACTTAGCCATTCAATTAGCAGATGAATTTATATTACTCTCTGAAGAAGAAATTTATACAGGTACCTCAAAAGAACTTATTTCTAAGAATGCTTTTGAAACACTTTTCCCTAAAGAACTTATAAGTTTTAACAAAACATTAGAACAATTCGTTATTAAGAAATCCTAA
- a CDS encoding M28 family metallopeptidase — translation MKKLLYIASSAILVACSSSKEAIAIDNDDTTDYAEKFAKTITAKDLGQHLFVYASDEFEGRDTGEPGQKKAVKYLKDFYISKGIKSPIGGNDYFQEVPSAYLSNNRRGMKLKDSENVVAFIKGTEKPDEIVIISAHLDHEGVKNGEIYNGADDDGSGTVAILEIAEAFKKASDAGKGPKRSVLFLHVTGEEKGLLGSKYYTENPIFPLANTVTDLNIDMVGRVDERHKGTPNYVYLIGSDKLSTELHNISEAMNKKYTNIDIDYKYNDENDPNRFYYRSDHYNFAKHNIPIIFYFNGTHADYHKPTDTPDKINYELLENRTRLVFHTAWEVANREKRIIVDKAEK, via the coding sequence ATGAAAAAATTACTTTATATAGCAAGTTCAGCAATTCTTGTAGCGTGTAGCTCAAGTAAAGAAGCCATTGCTATTGATAATGATGATACGACAGATTATGCTGAAAAATTCGCTAAAACAATTACAGCTAAAGATTTAGGACAACACTTATTTGTATATGCTTCAGATGAATTTGAAGGAAGAGATACGGGTGAACCTGGACAAAAAAAAGCTGTAAAATACTTAAAAGATTTTTACATTAGTAAAGGGATTAAATCTCCAATTGGAGGTAATGACTACTTCCAAGAAGTTCCTTCTGCTTATTTAAGTAATAACCGTAGAGGTATGAAACTTAAAGATTCTGAAAACGTTGTTGCTTTCATTAAAGGTACAGAAAAGCCAGATGAAATTGTAATCATTTCTGCTCATTTAGACCACGAAGGTGTTAAAAATGGTGAAATATATAATGGAGCGGATGATGATGGTTCAGGTACTGTAGCTATATTAGAAATTGCAGAAGCTTTTAAAAAAGCTTCAGATGCTGGCAAAGGACCTAAGCGTTCTGTTTTATTTTTACATGTAACCGGTGAAGAAAAAGGTTTATTAGGATCAAAATACTATACTGAAAACCCTATTTTTCCTTTAGCTAATACAGTTACTGATTTAAACATTGACATGGTAGGTAGAGTTGATGAACGTCATAAAGGTACACCTAACTATGTTTACCTTATTGGTTCTGATAAATTAAGTACTGAGCTTCATAATATATCAGAAGCTATGAATAAAAAATACACTAATATTGACATAGATTATAAATATAACGATGAAAACGATCCTAATCGTTTTTACTATCGTTCTGATCATTATAATTTTGCCAAACACAATATTCCTATTATTTTCTACTTTAACGGCACACATGCTGACTATCATAAACCAACTGATACGCCAGATAAAATTAACTACGAACTGTTAGAGAATAGAACACGTTTAGTTTTTCATACTGCGTGGGAAGTAGCTAACCGTGAAAAACGTATTATCGTTGATAAAGCTGAAAAATAA
- a CDS encoding zinc-dependent peptidase, protein MIFSIIIISLIGYLIVTVNNKKHIQINISKLPFKKAWEIILIKNVAFYNALSNNEKKIFQYKIQEFLLNCNVIGVNTVVNDVDKVLIASSAIIPIFNFPEWKYPNISEVILYPTIFNENFQTKGPNRNILGMVGNGYLEGKMILSKPALHLGFQNESDKKNTAIHEFIHLIDKLDGTIDGIPKVLLEKQYIIPWIDLMNKKMGEIYTKTSDINPYGGTNRAEFFSVASEYFFERPKLLAKKHPQLYYLLEKIFKQDMDDMNLHIKQDIIVKRNSPCPCNSGLKYKKCCISA, encoded by the coding sequence ATGATTTTTAGCATTATTATCATTTCTTTAATTGGATATTTAATCGTAACAGTAAACAATAAAAAACATATACAAATTAACATTTCCAAACTACCTTTTAAAAAGGCATGGGAAATTATTTTAATTAAAAACGTTGCTTTTTACAATGCTCTTTCTAACAATGAAAAAAAAATATTTCAATACAAAATTCAAGAGTTTTTATTAAACTGCAACGTTATAGGTGTTAATACTGTAGTTAATGATGTTGATAAAGTACTTATAGCCTCAAGTGCTATCATTCCTATATTTAACTTTCCTGAATGGAAATATCCTAATATTTCTGAAGTTATTTTATACCCTACAATTTTTAATGAAAATTTTCAAACTAAAGGGCCAAACCGAAACATTTTAGGAATGGTAGGCAATGGGTACTTAGAAGGTAAAATGATATTATCTAAACCTGCTTTGCATCTTGGTTTTCAGAATGAATCTGATAAAAAAAACACAGCCATTCACGAATTTATTCATTTAATTGACAAATTAGATGGAACAATTGATGGCATACCCAAAGTACTTCTAGAAAAACAATATATTATACCTTGGATTGATTTAATGAATAAAAAAATGGGTGAAATATATACTAAAACATCTGATATTAATCCTTATGGTGGCACTAACAGAGCTGAGTTTTTTTCAGTTGCTAGTGAATACTTTTTTGAACGCCCTAAATTATTGGCAAAAAAGCATCCTCAACTATATTACTTATTAGAAAAAATTTTTAAGCAAGATATGGATGACATGAACTTGCATATTAAACAGGACATTATTGTGAAAAGAAATAGTCCTTGTCCTTGTAATAGTGGATTAAAATATAAGAAGTGTTGCATTAGCGCATAA
- a CDS encoding T9SS type A sorting domain-containing protein, whose protein sequence is MRNKLLLACLFFSYVLFSQTFVRNYSNASTTYQLKMEFQEQSWGDVYLGVEVTNKGTSNLNIRNSKVIFLSDMKASLVNFFTNGKISYPTAVLNQIPDGNQYINTLTIGLSNESWVDNTLGVNESFKFRIDLKTVTTSYVNIANTVQFFLENEEPSLFTDVITSISGNEINEVIVSFKNTVTNKISTEIITTSSTNSLKVDQKYNIWSKNFAKGTTKYVSQYTKESPLNFIPSKNNNTVVIPFTKEAIASSSLKVIVNGLPSGISTELSLKNNELEGVDKTQQIVNGNVNIPDVLVGSYTVNVATYSDAVNNLVYTPKHTASVAIVLGGNNVISINYESTSVHEFTVKGFPKYLSHGTITNASEAFDDNFKNSPLSVIFKYSGLDGAGDRGKIPDMTPTKNTIEQARRLEASQGGRVILPVMVHYTANASGGGSLEAIKDMEENQNLYYHYRNLIQEIKVILTYEDDKHPNPGAFVISPDLIGAIQQDVAFGNDHDIRTMLIKVNEEINKAFTDEGLSTQSIPVFTNNLKGYFQSINFLIYHVGECKIPFGYQQNVWAGGSARWVYEGAGEFNSPVDEAIEIATFMNELELYTGEWKPDFIAFDRYERDCFGPAAIQNYAWTAKHWDKYLVFCKEISERIGNVPIMLWQIPGGHMATKSEVTTNYNVAQHSSAAAPYFLGDDRIGTNINTIKDELRNIPLTLTHYQASSIEEHLMNDNGYDWGTSNLQRLANMNVFSILWGGGSTTGVGSIGTNGDDDKWLANKIKTYYENPPVFKTTSIPVYSKGSFCSNINTGSEVKTNEFKVTLFPSPAEDYLQIKSNELDDEIEIVISDVFGTELNRFKKIESSILDVSNLSKGIYLVKIYSTRKEKSVTKMIYKK, encoded by the coding sequence ATGAGAAACAAGCTTCTACTAGCATGCTTATTTTTTAGTTACGTACTTTTTTCACAAACTTTTGTCCGTAATTATAGTAATGCATCAACAACGTATCAATTAAAAATGGAATTCCAAGAGCAATCTTGGGGTGATGTTTATTTAGGTGTTGAGGTCACTAACAAAGGAACAAGTAATCTTAACATTAGAAATTCAAAAGTTATTTTTCTTTCAGATATGAAAGCAAGTTTGGTTAATTTTTTCACGAATGGAAAAATTTCATACCCAACTGCTGTTTTAAATCAAATTCCAGATGGGAACCAATATATTAATACATTAACAATTGGGTTATCTAATGAATCTTGGGTAGATAATACTTTAGGAGTTAATGAAAGTTTTAAATTTAGAATAGATTTAAAAACTGTAACAACTTCTTATGTAAATATTGCCAATACTGTTCAGTTTTTTCTTGAAAATGAAGAGCCTTCATTATTTACAGATGTTATAACTTCTATTTCAGGAAATGAGATTAATGAAGTAATAGTTAGTTTTAAGAATACGGTAACTAATAAAATAAGTACTGAAATCATAACAACATCAAGTACTAACTCGTTAAAAGTTGATCAGAAATATAATATATGGAGTAAAAACTTTGCAAAAGGAACCACTAAATATGTTAGTCAATATACTAAAGAGTCTCCATTAAACTTTATCCCATCAAAGAATAATAATACTGTTGTAATTCCTTTTACAAAAGAAGCGATAGCGTCTTCGAGTTTAAAAGTAATAGTTAATGGATTGCCAAGTGGTATATCAACAGAGTTATCCCTTAAAAACAATGAACTTGAAGGTGTAGATAAGACCCAACAAATAGTTAATGGAAATGTAAATATTCCTGATGTTTTAGTTGGAAGTTATACAGTAAATGTAGCAACCTATTCTGATGCTGTTAATAATTTAGTATATACCCCTAAACATACTGCTTCTGTTGCTATAGTTTTAGGAGGAAATAATGTGATTAGTATTAATTATGAATCAACTTCTGTTCATGAATTTACAGTAAAGGGGTTCCCAAAATATTTATCTCATGGTACTATAACCAATGCTTCAGAAGCATTTGATGATAATTTTAAAAACTCACCTTTAAGTGTCATTTTTAAGTACTCTGGACTAGACGGTGCTGGTGATAGAGGAAAAATACCTGATATGACACCGACAAAAAATACAATTGAGCAGGCAAGAAGATTAGAAGCAAGCCAAGGCGGGAGAGTTATTCTACCAGTTATGGTTCATTACACAGCAAATGCTAGTGGAGGAGGTTCATTAGAAGCTATAAAAGATATGGAAGAAAATCAAAATTTATATTATCATTATAGAAATCTCATACAAGAAATAAAAGTTATTTTGACTTATGAAGATGATAAACACCCAAACCCTGGAGCATTTGTTATAAGTCCTGATTTAATAGGAGCAATTCAACAAGATGTAGCTTTTGGAAATGATCACGATATTAGAACGATGTTAATAAAAGTGAATGAAGAAATAAATAAAGCATTTACAGATGAAGGATTAAGTACTCAATCAATACCAGTTTTCACCAATAATTTAAAAGGGTATTTTCAATCTATTAACTTTTTAATTTATCATGTAGGTGAATGTAAAATACCTTTTGGTTACCAACAAAATGTTTGGGCTGGAGGATCTGCTAGGTGGGTGTATGAAGGGGCTGGTGAGTTTAATAGTCCTGTTGATGAAGCTATTGAAATAGCTACTTTTATGAATGAATTGGAATTATATACAGGTGAATGGAAACCTGATTTTATAGCTTTTGATAGGTATGAAAGGGATTGTTTTGGTCCAGCTGCTATTCAAAATTATGCTTGGACTGCAAAACATTGGGATAAGTATTTGGTTTTTTGTAAAGAAATTTCAGAAAGAATAGGTAATGTGCCTATAATGTTATGGCAAATTCCAGGAGGTCATATGGCTACTAAAAGTGAGGTTACTACTAATTATAACGTAGCACAACATTCTTCAGCTGCTGCACCTTATTTTTTAGGAGATGATAGAATTGGAACAAATATAAATACAATTAAAGATGAGCTAAGGAATATACCATTAACATTAACGCATTATCAAGCTAGTTCTATTGAGGAGCACTTGATGAATGATAATGGGTATGATTGGGGTACATCAAACTTACAACGTTTGGCTAATATGAATGTTTTTTCAATTTTATGGGGTGGAGGTTCAACAACTGGTGTTGGCTCTATAGGTACCAATGGCGATGATGATAAATGGTTAGCAAACAAAATAAAAACATATTATGAGAACCCTCCAGTTTTTAAAACAACTTCAATTCCTGTTTATTCAAAAGGATCGTTTTGTTCAAATATAAACACTGGGAGTGAAGTTAAAACAAATGAGTTTAAAGTTACTTTATTTCCAAGTCCAGCAGAGGATTATTTACAGATTAAAAGTAATGAACTTGATGATGAAATTGAGATTGTAATTTCTGATGTTTTTGGAACTGAGTTAAATCGTTTTAAAAAAATAGAAAGTTCAATTTTAGATGTTTCAAATTTGTCAAAAGGAATATATCTAGTTAAAATATACTCAACAAGAAAAGAGAAGAGTGTTACTAAAATGATTTATAAAAAGTAG
- a CDS encoding trypsin-like peptidase domain-containing protein: protein MFSKAYEIASTYTQPLLVSSRLFNGEIKNNLGSFVIINDEGWIITVAHMLDSLIAFNQNNKEIQDFNTKLTQIENDSNLNKKEKLKKIKKLSSKPNWVINSSHWWGHDSHRIKNFHILKENDIAIGKIENYNPAFCNNYPIFKNPKDLKYGTSLCKLGYPFYDVKSTFNEQNNSFTFDSSIFPIPRFPIDGIFTRNIVAGKSLDNKFDIKYIETSTPGLRGQSGGPIFDTDGNIWAIQSQTRHLPLGFSPKIKKGNKDIEENQFLNVGWGAHVETILNFLDFHSIKYTKT, encoded by the coding sequence ATGTTTTCAAAAGCTTATGAAATAGCAAGTACTTATACTCAACCTCTTTTAGTTTCTTCTCGTTTATTTAATGGAGAAATTAAAAACAACTTGGGTAGTTTTGTAATCATAAATGACGAAGGTTGGATTATTACTGTTGCTCATATGCTTGACTCTCTAATTGCTTTTAATCAAAACAATAAAGAAATTCAAGACTTTAACACCAAGTTAACTCAAATTGAAAATGACTCTAACCTTAATAAGAAAGAGAAATTAAAAAAAATTAAAAAATTAAGTTCAAAACCTAATTGGGTAATAAATTCATCACATTGGTGGGGTCATGACAGTCATAGAATTAAAAATTTTCATATTCTAAAAGAAAATGATATTGCTATTGGCAAAATAGAAAATTACAACCCAGCATTTTGTAATAATTACCCCATTTTTAAAAACCCTAAAGATTTAAAATATGGTACTAGCCTCTGTAAATTAGGATATCCTTTTTATGATGTTAAATCCACATTTAATGAACAAAACAATTCTTTTACATTTGATTCATCAATATTCCCAATTCCAAGATTCCCAATAGATGGTATTTTCACTCGAAATATTGTTGCAGGAAAATCTTTAGATAATAAATTTGACATCAAATATATAGAGACTTCTACCCCAGGCTTAAGAGGTCAAAGTGGTGGGCCAATTTTTGATACTGATGGAAACATATGGGCAATACAATCACAAACAAGACATTTACCTCTTGGATTTTCTCCTAAAATAAAAAAAGGGAATAAAGATATTGAGGAAAACCAATTTCTTAATGTTGGTTGGGGAGCACATGTAGAAACAATACTTAATTTTCTTGATTTCCATAGTATTAAATATACCAAAACCTAA
- a CDS encoding phytanoyl-CoA dioxygenase, giving the protein MSNKEIINSLKKSTLTLLESTLNQEEVEKELNDIHLHFQKLTEITGFDNKIEHLAAVPSAKGKALGLNHAAQCLLDYKRTVKFLKAVVLAIKEKQKKHPKETIHFFYAGCGPYAPFISLIAPLFTPEEIQFTLLEINKASIDSAKKLIKSLDLTDYVQEFYLADAVTFKVPEANKFHILFSETLDALLYRESYVPILYNLLPQFNKDVTLIPENVLINMSLSNNTKANSDLSEHKMGNILDVRQVIASHEGKQHTPIQLPDKKIDFTSLNMSAYKSMLLDTQVHVYNNIWLNRNESSLTLPLEMTLEQPFLNNAIIFTYQIEPDIELKCKLE; this is encoded by the coding sequence ATGAGCAACAAAGAAATAATTAATAGCCTAAAAAAATCAACGCTAACTTTATTAGAATCAACTCTTAATCAAGAGGAAGTTGAAAAAGAACTAAATGACATCCATCTTCATTTTCAAAAACTTACAGAAATAACAGGTTTTGACAATAAAATTGAACATTTAGCTGCAGTTCCTTCTGCAAAAGGAAAAGCTTTAGGTTTAAACCATGCTGCTCAGTGTTTATTGGACTATAAAAGAACTGTAAAATTTTTAAAAGCTGTAGTATTAGCAATTAAAGAAAAGCAAAAAAAACATCCAAAAGAAACTATCCATTTTTTTTATGCAGGTTGTGGCCCATACGCTCCATTTATTAGCCTAATAGCACCTCTTTTTACTCCAGAAGAAATACAATTTACCTTATTAGAAATAAATAAAGCTTCAATTGATTCTGCTAAAAAGCTTATTAAATCATTAGATTTAACTGACTATGTTCAAGAATTCTATTTGGCTGATGCAGTAACATTTAAAGTTCCAGAAGCTAACAAATTTCATATTCTTTTTAGTGAAACCTTAGATGCTTTATTATACAGAGAATCGTACGTACCCATTCTTTACAATTTGCTTCCTCAATTCAATAAAGATGTTACATTAATTCCTGAAAATGTACTCATAAATATGAGCTTATCAAATAACACTAAAGCAAATTCAGATTTATCTGAACATAAAATGGGAAATATTTTAGATGTAAGACAAGTTATAGCTTCACATGAAGGAAAACAGCATACACCTATACAATTACCCGATAAAAAAATAGATTTTACTTCTTTAAACATGAGTGCATATAAAAGTATGTTATTAGATACTCAAGTACATGTTTATAATAATATTTGGCTAAACAGAAATGAATCTTCTTTAACATTGCCATTAGAAATGACCTTAGAACAACCTTTTCTAAATAATGCTATTATTTTCACTTATCAAATTGAACCTGACATAGAATTAAAATGTAAATTAGAATAA
- a CDS encoding alpha-ketoglutarate-dependent dioxygenase AlkB, translating to MKLPLDCLVEYTPDFLTQNEADTLYEILINEYNLHKNQLVVTVGDKELVTDSFKILFATERLIQLNNHPESIHGKAFLWSGLMATLKERVEKFTGNQFELAMCLFYPNGNYFAPYHFDQQTSGYKTILPSISLGETRQFSFKKNDTEEVYSLDLANGSLLVMKDYSQERYTHSLPKNPAYKNGRINITFRESGFK from the coding sequence ATGAAACTCCCTTTAGATTGTTTAGTTGAATACACCCCAGATTTTTTAACACAAAATGAAGCTGATACTCTTTATGAAATTTTAATAAATGAATATAATTTACACAAAAACCAATTAGTTGTTACAGTAGGAGATAAAGAATTAGTGACCGATAGTTTTAAAATATTATTTGCTACTGAAAGATTAATACAGCTTAATAATCATCCGGAAAGTATTCACGGAAAAGCATTTTTGTGGTCTGGTTTAATGGCTACACTTAAAGAACGTGTAGAAAAATTCACAGGAAATCAATTTGAACTTGCCATGTGTTTATTTTACCCTAATGGAAACTATTTTGCTCCTTATCATTTTGACCAACAAACCTCAGGTTATAAAACTATTTTACCTTCCATTAGTTTAGGTGAAACTCGTCAATTTAGTTTTAAGAAAAACGATACAGAAGAAGTTTATTCTTTAGATTTAGCTAATGGAAGTTTGTTGGTAATGAAAGATTACTCGCAAGAAAGGTACACCCATAGTTTACCTAAAAACCCAGCCTATAAAAACGGTAGAATAAATATTACTTTTAGAGAATCTGGTTTTAAATAA
- a CDS encoding sterol desaturase family protein — protein MHKTLSLLAVPLLLTSTSIFGFLTLKNNWNFELSSYSIFLFTLIYILFLESLIPLKKEWNPTKKSIWIDLKHFIFSAALFDALGKMMTLYIVLILQEIFFYSLNLWDTTPLIITYIIANLIGELLPYLYHRISHKGTKNSYLSIFLWKIHSIHHIPTKLNWFKTNWVHPINMFLNVIFKMLPLLLLGFNKEVIYLVGITHIIVAYISHANIYTQKSFWDYVIVTPHIHHFHHSKKIKEAKNFGNTFPFWDLLLGTYYNRIGTVKEVGVIEEINNNYPKKNNYLKHIMYPFLSFKTCCK, from the coding sequence ATGCACAAAACACTATCACTTTTAGCAGTACCTTTACTTTTAACATCAACAAGTATTTTTGGTTTTTTAACCTTAAAAAATAATTGGAATTTTGAACTTTCATCCTATAGTATTTTCCTTTTCACTTTAATTTATATTCTATTTTTGGAAAGTTTAATCCCTTTAAAAAAAGAATGGAATCCTACAAAAAAATCTATCTGGATAGACCTTAAACATTTTATTTTTTCAGCAGCTTTATTTGATGCTTTAGGAAAAATGATGACATTGTATATTGTACTAATCTTACAAGAAATATTTTTTTATTCTCTAAATTTATGGGACACAACCCCCCTTATAATTACATATATTATAGCTAATCTAATAGGAGAACTCCTTCCTTATTTATATCATAGAATTAGTCATAAAGGAACTAAAAATTCATATTTAAGTATCTTTTTATGGAAAATTCACTCTATACATCATATACCAACAAAACTAAATTGGTTTAAAACTAACTGGGTACACCCCATCAATATGTTTTTAAACGTTATATTTAAAATGCTCCCTCTTTTGTTATTAGGATTTAACAAAGAAGTAATTTATTTAGTAGGTATTACTCATATAATAGTAGCCTATATTTCTCATGCTAATATTTATACTCAAAAAAGTTTTTGGGATTATGTAATAGTTACCCCACACATTCATCATTTTCATCATAGTAAAAAAATAAAAGAGGCTAAAAACTTTGGTAATACTTTCCCTTTTTGGGATCTATTATTAGGTACATACTACAATAGAATTGGAACAGTTAAAGAGGTAGGTGTTATTGAAGAAATAAATAATAACTACCCTAAAAAGAATAACTATTTAAAACATATAATGTATCCATTTCTGAGCTTTAAAACTTGTTGCAAATAA